One part of the Pseudomonadota bacterium genome encodes these proteins:
- a CDS encoding sugar phosphate isomerase/epimerase: MFDQLFVHTPFPYLDESIDNLGRLRLAPEIYFTAQHLESIRGERKTLEHLAGRLQNYDLPCSFHGPFLDLSPAASDPGIAALTRARFLELFELARIFRPRVIVLHSGYERWRFSLNVNFWLEQSLAFWRPLVRQAESQGLLLTLENIFETTPGGLRMLFDEIDSAAFGGCFDVGHWHLFGKMDLSEWLGLLKKHILAFHLHDNRGRYDDHLAPGDGLINFMALKALAASHGIKALVHTFELHQRGELERGLKWFKDNGFLVG; the protein is encoded by the coding sequence ATGTTTGATCAGCTTTTTGTCCACACCCCTTTCCCTTATCTTGATGAGTCGATTGATAATTTAGGCAGGCTTCGGCTGGCTCCGGAAATCTACTTTACTGCCCAGCATCTGGAAAGCATCAGAGGCGAGCGGAAAACCCTGGAGCACTTAGCGGGCCGGTTGCAAAATTATGATTTACCCTGTTCTTTCCATGGTCCTTTTCTTGATCTTTCCCCGGCGGCTTCCGATCCCGGGATCGCGGCTCTGACCCGGGCGCGCTTTCTGGAGCTTTTTGAGCTGGCCCGGATTTTTCGGCCCAGGGTTATTGTGCTTCATTCCGGTTACGAGCGTTGGCGTTTCAGCTTGAATGTCAATTTTTGGCTGGAACAGAGTCTTGCCTTTTGGCGGCCGCTGGTGCGGCAGGCCGAGAGCCAAGGCCTGCTGCTGACTCTCGAAAATATTTTTGAGACCACTCCCGGCGGCCTGCGGATGCTTTTTGACGAGATTGATTCAGCGGCCTTCGGGGGTTGCTTTGATGTCGGTCACTGGCATCTGTTTGGCAAAATGGATCTGAGTGAGTGGCTGGGATTGCTGAAAAAACATATTCTGGCTTTTCATCTTCACGATAACCGGGGCCGTTATGATGATCACCTGGCTCCCGGGGATGGCTTGATCAATTTCATGGCCCTCAAAGCCCTGGCTGCAAGCCATGGTATCAAAGCCCTGGTTCACACCTTTGAACTGCATCAGCGCGGTGAGCTTGAACGTGGGCTCAAATGGTTTAAAGATAACGGTTTCCTGGTCGGCTGA
- a CDS encoding TIGR03960 family B12-binding radical SAM protein, which translates to MEFDYQLLTGVEKPGRYLNHEFNAVHRELKPGLLHICLAFPDLYELGMSNYGFLLLYQLLNRRQDFYCERVFAPAADFADNLRRRETVLFSLESSTPLSAFDVLGFSLSYEMAYSNVLLMLELARIPWAALDRNEKFPLLIAGGPSMVNPEPVAPLFDAVLVGDGEEAFVEIGELALKAKTEAWGKAELLSSLAKLEGVYVPTCFQAKNGPDGYFLQPENKTCPVVRRRVFSGFTQQPPPHTPPVPLIQVVHDRLALEISRGCSRGCRFCQAGMTYRPVREQPPAGLFAAAKAGSAATGMEELSLLSLSVGDYSRLKELVENLPLYCPGLDLSLPSVRAGVLNESLLEALRKNRQGGFTIAPEAGTQRLRDVINKGLSEAQILETVSLLFARGWDLIKLYFMIGLPTETDDDLEGIIELCRQALARSKNKRQRLNVSVSTFIPKPHTPFQWEAQIGLAETRRRQEIIRQGLKRIAPGSRLNFKWHDSRVSLLEGVFSRGDRRLWPVLQKARQLGCAFDAWSDKFDFALWNEAFRAEGFDLEELAAFRYQPGDYLPWSHIDCRVSEKFLEKERERAFRQEATGDCRYDGCQGCGVCRSVPGPSLVQNGICEIVNAALPPVKPLPEILFPDGQRQEWRYQVDFARSVRLAYLSHLEMVALIIRGFRRLGLPLACSHGFHPHPKLSFAHALPLGLPSRHEVMEFRTISPIDYENLGPAWNSAFPAELGFISAASLDLRQEAVDRRLQGCVYEVGAQDDLWRARLSTMALKATAVIAGSEALLLERSKKGKVQVVDLAPHLVAVKFGANDCLQLEIAVLGGRNPNIFDILKCLAAFDQRPESGLAVVKVNSMMKEDG; encoded by the coding sequence ATGGAATTTGACTACCAGCTTCTGACCGGGGTAGAAAAACCGGGCCGCTATCTTAACCATGAGTTCAATGCCGTCCACAGAGAGCTCAAACCGGGACTTCTGCATATCTGCCTGGCCTTTCCCGATCTTTATGAGCTGGGAATGTCCAATTACGGTTTTCTTCTTCTTTATCAGCTTCTGAACCGTCGTCAGGATTTTTACTGTGAGCGGGTTTTTGCGCCGGCGGCTGATTTTGCCGATAATCTGCGCCGGCGGGAGACCGTCCTTTTTTCTCTGGAGAGTTCAACCCCGCTTTCCGCTTTTGATGTCCTGGGGTTTTCACTTTCGTATGAGATGGCTTACAGTAACGTTCTGTTGATGCTTGAGCTGGCGCGGATTCCCTGGGCCGCGCTGGACCGGAATGAGAAGTTTCCCCTGCTGATTGCCGGCGGACCGAGTATGGTCAATCCGGAACCGGTGGCCCCTTTGTTTGACGCGGTTCTGGTCGGTGACGGGGAAGAAGCCTTTGTCGAGATCGGCGAGCTTGCGCTGAAGGCAAAAACCGAAGCCTGGGGCAAAGCCGAACTGCTTTCTTCCCTGGCGAAACTTGAGGGGGTTTACGTGCCGACCTGCTTTCAGGCCAAGAATGGGCCCGATGGTTATTTTTTGCAGCCTGAAAACAAGACTTGCCCGGTGGTCAGGCGCCGGGTATTCAGTGGTTTTACGCAGCAGCCTCCGCCGCATACGCCACCGGTCCCTCTGATTCAGGTTGTCCATGATCGACTGGCCCTGGAAATATCCCGGGGTTGCAGCCGGGGCTGTCGTTTTTGTCAGGCCGGGATGACCTATCGTCCGGTGCGGGAACAGCCTCCGGCCGGCTTGTTTGCGGCGGCCAAGGCTGGATCCGCCGCCACCGGCATGGAAGAACTGTCTCTGCTTTCTTTAAGTGTCGGGGATTACTCCAGACTCAAGGAGCTGGTCGAGAACTTACCCCTTTACTGTCCCGGTCTGGATCTTTCCCTGCCTTCGGTCAGGGCCGGAGTTCTGAATGAATCTCTACTGGAGGCGTTGCGGAAAAACCGTCAGGGAGGGTTTACGATTGCTCCGGAGGCTGGAACCCAGAGACTTCGTGACGTTATCAATAAGGGGTTGAGTGAAGCGCAGATTCTGGAGACCGTCAGCCTGCTTTTTGCCCGAGGCTGGGATCTGATCAAACTTTATTTCATGATCGGCCTGCCCACCGAAACCGATGACGATCTCGAGGGTATCATTGAGCTTTGTCGTCAGGCTCTGGCCCGATCTAAAAATAAACGTCAGCGCCTCAACGTCTCGGTTTCAACCTTTATTCCCAAACCCCATACCCCTTTTCAGTGGGAAGCTCAGATCGGATTGGCCGAGACCAGGCGGCGGCAGGAAATTATTCGTCAGGGATTAAAACGGATTGCTCCGGGCAGCAGGCTAAATTTCAAATGGCACGACAGCCGTGTAAGTTTGCTGGAAGGGGTTTTCAGCCGCGGAGATCGTAGGCTCTGGCCGGTTCTGCAAAAGGCCCGTCAACTTGGCTGTGCCTTCGATGCCTGGAGTGATAAATTTGATTTCGCACTCTGGAATGAAGCTTTTCGTGCGGAAGGTTTTGATCTTGAAGAACTGGCCGCATTCCGGTATCAGCCGGGTGACTATCTACCCTGGAGCCATATTGACTGCCGGGTCAGTGAAAAGTTTCTGGAGAAGGAGCGGGAGAGGGCTTTTCGTCAGGAAGCAACCGGTGATTGTCGCTATGACGGCTGTCAGGGTTGTGGCGTTTGCCGTTCGGTTCCGGGTCCCAGTCTGGTGCAGAATGGGATTTGTGAAATTGTCAACGCAGCATTGCCGCCGGTCAAGCCTTTGCCGGAAATCCTGTTTCCGGACGGGCAACGTCAGGAATGGCGTTACCAAGTTGATTTTGCCCGGTCCGTGCGTCTCGCCTATCTTTCCCACCTTGAAATGGTGGCCTTGATTATCCGTGGTTTTCGGCGTCTGGGTTTGCCTTTGGCCTGTTCGCATGGTTTTCATCCTCATCCCAAGCTTTCTTTTGCCCATGCTCTGCCTCTGGGGCTGCCCAGTCGGCATGAAGTTATGGAATTTCGCACCATTTCTCCCATTGATTATGAAAATTTGGGCCCAGCCTGGAATTCGGCTTTTCCGGCGGAGCTTGGGTTTATTTCGGCCGCCAGCCTTGATTTACGTCAGGAGGCGGTTGATCGTCGATTGCAGGGCTGTGTTTATGAAGTCGGGGCCCAGGATGATTTATGGCGGGCCCGACTGTCAACGATGGCGCTGAAAGCCACGGCGGTTATCGCTGGTTCCGAAGCCTTGCTTCTGGAACGGTCGAAGAAAGGCAAGGTTCAGGTTGTCGACCTGGCACCGCATCTGGTTGCCGTGAAATTCGGGGCGAATGATTGCTTACAGCTCGAGATCGCTGTTTTAGGTGGACGTAATCCTAATATTTTTGATATACTGAAGTGCCTTGCGGCGTTTGATCAGCGGCCTGAAAGTGGTCTGGCGGTTGTAAAAGTCAACAGTATGATGAAAGAGGATGGTTGA